A genome region from Alkalimarinus coralli includes the following:
- a CDS encoding DUF4156 domain-containing protein gives MAIVTLSSILSASCSLIETAELHPDARDVRMFDSYEQVEKCAFIKEIVGTEGHWYNYIFITNKDLTLGAVNDLKNEALSLNANSVHVHTNMSFTTSVTILGQAYRCERARI, from the coding sequence ATGGCCATTGTAACCCTGTCGAGCATTTTAAGCGCCTCATGCAGTTTAATCGAAACAGCGGAACTCCACCCGGATGCACGGGATGTAAGAATGTTTGATTCCTATGAGCAGGTTGAAAAATGCGCTTTTATTAAAGAAATAGTGGGTACAGAAGGGCACTGGTACAATTATATTTTCATTACAAATAAGGATTTAACGTTAGGTGCGGTTAACGATTTAAAAAATGAAGCGCTATCGCTAAACGCAAATTCCGTTCACGTTCACACTAATATGTCATTTACTACATCAGTAACGATTTTAGGCCAGGCTTATCGGTGTGAAAGGGCCAGAATATAG
- the lpdA gene encoding dihydrolipoyl dehydrogenase, producing the protein MSKSKLLLALVITAAIGAFLFFDISQYMTLDYFKSQQAEVEQYVASNFTNSVVIFFISYVLVTALSLPGAAVMTLIAGALFGLLNGLIIVSFASTVGATLAMLFSRYLLRDIVQKKFSTQLKSINEGMEKEGAFYLFTLRLVPVVPFFVINLVMGLTSIPARTFFWVSQVGMLAGTAVYVNAGTQLADIDSLSGILSPGLIFSFVLLGLFPLIAKRILAAVKRKKVLKDYPTPSSFDEDIVVLGAGSAGLVTSYIAAAVKANVTLIEKHKMGGDCLNTGCVPSKALIRSGKFMADAKRSKDLGFESATVDFNFSDVMVRVQRIVKTVEPHDSVERYTNLGVNVIEGEAKITSPYTVEVNGKTLTTRNIVIATGARPFVPPIKGIENVDYLTSDNIWDMREQPRRLIVLGGGPIGCELTQAFARLGSQVTQIEMNNRLMIREDEDVSALVYERFKKEGITVLTNHQAVEFIVENGEQVLICKHNEQEVKIPFDKVLVAVGRVANVSGFGLEELDIPTTRVKTVEVNEFLETKFPNIYAVGDVAGPFQFTHTAAHQAWYAAVNALFGKFKRFKVDYSVIPWATFTEPEVARVGLNEQDAKEKGIDYEVTKFDVAELDRAIADEEAHGFIKVLTVPGKDKILGATIVGEQAGDLIAEYVMAMKHNLGLNKILGTIHIYPTLAEMNKYAAGEWKRAHKPEKLLNWVEKFHRWQRGEKGITSKPSRFEPSVKPAQD; encoded by the coding sequence ATGAGTAAAAGCAAGTTGTTGTTGGCTTTGGTCATTACCGCCGCTATCGGGGCATTTTTGTTTTTTGATATAAGCCAATATATGACGTTGGATTACTTTAAGTCCCAGCAGGCTGAAGTTGAACAATACGTCGCATCAAACTTTACCAATAGCGTTGTGATATTTTTTATCTCGTACGTGCTTGTTACGGCGCTCTCCCTGCCTGGCGCAGCTGTAATGACATTGATAGCCGGAGCACTGTTTGGACTGCTTAATGGCCTGATTATTGTCTCGTTTGCTTCCACCGTCGGGGCGACGTTAGCTATGCTTTTTTCACGCTATTTACTGCGTGATATAGTACAGAAAAAGTTTTCTACCCAACTCAAATCTATCAATGAGGGTATGGAAAAAGAAGGCGCGTTTTACCTTTTTACATTGAGACTTGTGCCTGTTGTACCATTTTTTGTGATAAACCTCGTGATGGGTCTTACATCAATCCCTGCCAGAACATTTTTCTGGGTTAGCCAAGTTGGGATGCTGGCAGGAACGGCGGTTTACGTTAATGCAGGGACGCAGTTGGCTGACATCGATTCACTGTCTGGAATTCTATCTCCCGGCCTTATTTTCTCATTTGTGCTGCTCGGGTTATTCCCGCTAATAGCAAAACGAATATTAGCTGCGGTTAAACGTAAGAAAGTACTAAAAGATTACCCAACGCCAAGCTCTTTTGACGAAGATATTGTCGTATTGGGCGCTGGCTCTGCCGGGCTGGTAACGTCATATATAGCGGCTGCGGTGAAGGCAAACGTTACGTTAATTGAAAAACACAAAATGGGTGGCGATTGCCTCAATACCGGATGTGTGCCATCAAAAGCACTGATTCGATCAGGCAAGTTTATGGCTGATGCCAAACGGTCAAAAGACCTGGGGTTTGAGTCTGCAACGGTCGATTTTAATTTTTCAGATGTCATGGTGCGCGTTCAACGTATCGTAAAAACCGTTGAACCTCATGACTCTGTCGAAAGATATACCAACCTGGGCGTTAACGTGATTGAAGGTGAAGCCAAGATCACATCCCCCTACACCGTTGAAGTTAATGGTAAAACCTTGACGACCCGCAATATTGTCATCGCCACAGGCGCAAGACCTTTTGTCCCACCAATCAAGGGGATCGAGAATGTTGATTACCTGACCTCTGACAACATATGGGATATGAGAGAGCAGCCCAGGCGGTTAATCGTGCTTGGCGGTGGCCCAATTGGTTGTGAGCTAACCCAAGCGTTTGCAAGGCTCGGCAGTCAGGTGACTCAAATTGAAATGAATAATCGCCTAATGATCAGGGAGGATGAGGATGTATCCGCACTGGTCTATGAACGGTTTAAAAAAGAAGGCATCACTGTTCTTACCAATCACCAAGCGGTGGAATTTATCGTCGAAAATGGAGAGCAGGTTTTAATTTGTAAGCACAATGAACAAGAGGTCAAGATACCGTTCGATAAAGTGCTGGTCGCCGTTGGGCGAGTCGCTAACGTATCAGGCTTTGGGCTGGAAGAACTTGATATCCCGACCACCCGCGTTAAAACCGTCGAGGTGAATGAGTTTCTCGAAACCAAATTTCCGAATATATATGCAGTGGGCGATGTTGCAGGCCCCTTTCAATTTACCCACACGGCAGCCCATCAGGCTTGGTATGCCGCAGTGAATGCGTTGTTTGGGAAGTTTAAACGGTTCAAAGTTGATTACTCTGTCATTCCCTGGGCGACCTTTACCGAACCGGAAGTTGCGAGAGTTGGACTCAACGAGCAAGATGCTAAAGAAAAAGGTATTGATTATGAGGTCACCAAGTTTGACGTGGCAGAGCTGGATAGAGCGATTGCTGATGAAGAAGCTCACGGCTTTATTAAGGTGCTAACGGTACCCGGTAAAGATAAAATATTAGGCGCTACCATTGTCGGAGAGCAGGCCGGAGACCTGATTGCCGAATATGTTATGGCGATGAAGCATAACTTAGGGCTAAACAAAATACTCGGTACGATTCATATCTACCCTACCCTGGCAGAGATGAACAAATATGCGGCGGGAGAATGGAAACGCGCTCATAAGCCGGAAAAACTGCTGAATTGGGTCGAAAAGTTTCATCGCTGGCAGCGAGGCGAAAAAGGTATAACGTCAAAGCCCAGCCGCTTCGAGCCGTCTGTTAAACCGGCTCAAGACTAA
- a CDS encoding zf-HC2 domain-containing protein, whose protein sequence is MLTCKELSALSDEILEGSLPFKQKASVKLHLAMCKHCRRYLNYLKLTVDMIGKNEGHSATGCNSDVSSAEGVKIDQIMRRIDKEVLKK, encoded by the coding sequence GTGTTAACCTGCAAAGAGCTGTCAGCGCTGTCAGATGAAATATTGGAAGGGTCGCTCCCGTTCAAACAGAAAGCGTCGGTCAAGCTTCATCTGGCAATGTGCAAGCACTGTCGCCGTTATCTAAACTATCTTAAGTTAACCGTTGATATGATTGGTAAAAATGAAGGTCACTCAGCCACGGGTTGCAATAGTGACGTGTCGAGCGCTGAGGGTGTTAAAATCGATCAAATCATGAGACGCATAGATAAAGAAGTCTTAAAAAAGTGA
- a CDS encoding RNA polymerase sigma factor, translated as MDEGALVDDALNDHQAFRVLVERYYSVMMAVATSIIGDSLAEEVVQEAWISAYRNLAKFEHRSSLKTWLISIVSNEAKSRLRKESKTISISELTQDGSDEFFSRYGSDGHWSKPPSNWHYDTPDALLSNQQFLKCLNKYMAKLSVQARAALTLKDMHGISLDEICNILDVTASNVRVLIHRSRHKVFEHIENFQETGTC; from the coding sequence ATGGATGAAGGTGCATTAGTCGACGATGCGTTAAACGATCACCAAGCATTTAGAGTGTTGGTTGAACGTTATTACTCAGTCATGATGGCCGTCGCCACGTCCATCATTGGAGACTCGCTGGCTGAAGAGGTTGTACAAGAGGCATGGATTTCCGCATATCGCAACCTTGCTAAATTCGAACATCGATCAAGTCTTAAAACCTGGCTTATTTCAATTGTTTCAAATGAGGCGAAAAGCAGGTTAAGAAAGGAAAGCAAAACCATCTCTATCAGTGAACTCACTCAGGATGGCAGCGACGAGTTTTTTAGCCGCTATGGAAGTGACGGGCACTGGTCAAAGCCCCCGTCAAACTGGCACTACGATACGCCCGATGCACTGCTAAGCAATCAGCAATTTTTGAAGTGCTTGAACAAATATATGGCCAAATTGAGCGTGCAAGCCCGCGCTGCTTTAACGTTAAAGGACATGCATGGCATTAGCCTTGACGAGATATGTAACATCTTGGACGTTACTGCGTCTAATGTAAGAGTACTGATTCACCGCTCAAGGCACAAAGTATTCGAACATATTGAGAACTTTCAGGAGACAGGAACGTGTTAA
- a CDS encoding DUF2986 domain-containing protein, translating into MNRKKKIKQTIKKLVKKENAKKQPKNKVRYISKAERAALEAEEQKKQEQEIE; encoded by the coding sequence ATGAACCGAAAAAAGAAGATAAAACAGACGATTAAAAAGCTGGTTAAAAAGGAAAACGCTAAAAAGCAGCCCAAAAACAAGGTGCGCTATATATCCAAGGCAGAACGAGCAGCTCTAGAAGCCGAAGAGCAAAAAAAGCAGGAACAAGAGATAGAATAA
- the nifJ gene encoding pyruvate:ferredoxin (flavodoxin) oxidoreductase produces the protein MKDNDTITVDGNEAVARIAHKTNEVIAIYPITPASPMGEHSDAWSSMGKTNIWHSVPQIIEMQSEAGAAGAIHGALQAGSITTTFTASQGLLLMIPNMYKIAGELTPTVFHVAARSLAAQALSIFADHSDVMATRATGFGLLASNSVQEAQDMALIAQAAALEGRIPLVHFFDGFRTSHEISKITSIDDAVIEEMIPLSFVRSFRERAMSPVHPDVRGTSQNPDVYFQGRETVNERYLQFPHVVAAQMAKFGELTGRHYRPFDYIGADDAERIIVLMGSGAETVEETVNQLISNGESVGLVKVRLYRPFSGSMFIDSLPSSVKALAVLDRTKEPGAEGEPLYKDICSALMLHSQTTQDEHFNIPKVIGGRYGLGSKEFTPGMVKAIFDELKQPSPKNGFTIGIYDDLTHTSLNWDEHFNTDANKQTTQCVFFGLGADGTVSANKSSIKIIGENTPIYAQGYFVYDSKKSGAVTISHLRFGPQPIKSSYLIAKHSANYVGCHQSMFLDKYDVLEYAAKGSVFVLNTSMPQDQLWQSLPSKFKQTVVEKNIRFYAIDAYKIAELSGMGRKINTVMQTCFFAISNVLPQQDAIQAIKTQVEKVYGKKGRYITKTNFTAIDNTVDALYEVDYKQALSAAALDTQPTHSVSEEEHNFINDVTKRIIAGEGDLIPVSLLPDDGVFPSGTAKLEKRNLALELPLWDETLCTHCGKCVFVCPHSVIRSKAFAADAAVNAPSSFKQVQIKGKDYPQGVNISYQISPEDCTGCTLCVDICPIRDKTQAKRKAINMVPQAQIKQQEKENWAFFQSLPDWDITNAKRTTMKGAMVLPPMFEFSGACTGCGETPYIRLATQLFGDRMLVANATGCSSIYGGNLPTTPWSKNAEGRGPAWNNSLFEDNAEFGLGMRIASDQQKQLALALLKKMSTELPPNCYQDIADADESDEAGIFEQRQRISQLKEYLTQIKSPQSEQLMSVADALSKKSIWIIGGDGWAYDIGFGGVDHVLASGKDVNILVLDTEVYSNTGGQTSKATPKGAVAKFSASGKPTIKKDLAKIAMTYENCYVAHVAYGAKDVQTLRAFIDAESYPGPSLIIAYSPCIAHGVDLVNNHRQQKMAVDSGHWSLFRYDPRKSHEGQNPLHLDSKKPALAYSEFTKTEARFSMLKHSHPEQAERFNTQAQNDINRRYEQYLALASDPDRKSDESVIVPEATTKHATPNTPNTEETSHD, from the coding sequence ATGAAAGATAACGATACAATCACCGTTGATGGGAATGAGGCGGTTGCAAGAATCGCCCATAAAACCAATGAAGTCATTGCCATCTACCCCATCACGCCCGCCTCGCCTATGGGAGAGCATTCAGATGCATGGTCATCAATGGGGAAGACCAATATCTGGCACAGCGTCCCACAAATTATTGAAATGCAAAGTGAAGCTGGCGCTGCTGGAGCTATTCACGGTGCATTACAAGCAGGGTCAATAACCACCACCTTTACCGCTTCACAGGGGTTGTTACTGATGATCCCAAACATGTACAAAATTGCCGGAGAGCTGACCCCTACCGTTTTTCATGTGGCGGCCCGCTCACTGGCCGCGCAGGCATTATCGATATTCGCAGATCACAGCGATGTGATGGCAACACGGGCGACAGGGTTTGGCTTGCTCGCGTCTAACTCTGTGCAGGAAGCACAGGACATGGCCTTAATTGCTCAAGCTGCTGCCCTCGAAGGTCGAATCCCCCTGGTTCACTTTTTTGATGGTTTTCGCACCTCTCATGAGATCTCGAAGATTACTTCAATTGACGATGCAGTGATCGAAGAGATGATTCCGTTAAGTTTCGTACGGAGTTTTCGCGAAAGAGCGATGTCTCCGGTTCACCCGGATGTGCGTGGTACATCTCAAAACCCGGATGTGTATTTTCAAGGTAGAGAAACGGTTAATGAGCGCTATTTACAATTTCCACACGTCGTGGCGGCTCAAATGGCCAAATTTGGCGAGCTCACTGGCAGACACTATCGACCTTTTGACTATATAGGGGCCGATGATGCAGAGCGCATTATTGTATTGATGGGGTCAGGGGCTGAAACCGTCGAAGAGACAGTGAATCAGCTGATAAGCAATGGCGAATCGGTCGGTTTGGTCAAAGTTCGTCTATACCGTCCGTTCTCTGGCTCGATGTTTATCGATTCGCTGCCGTCTTCAGTCAAAGCGTTGGCGGTATTAGACAGAACCAAAGAGCCTGGGGCCGAAGGGGAACCTCTCTACAAAGATATCTGTTCCGCGTTAATGCTCCATTCACAAACCACTCAAGATGAACATTTCAACATTCCAAAGGTGATAGGCGGTCGTTATGGCTTGGGCTCTAAGGAGTTTACACCGGGGATGGTCAAGGCTATTTTTGATGAGTTGAAGCAGCCCAGCCCGAAGAATGGCTTTACTATTGGTATTTATGACGACCTGACACATACTAGCCTAAACTGGGATGAGCACTTTAATACGGATGCTAATAAGCAAACAACGCAGTGCGTATTCTTCGGGTTAGGGGCAGATGGTACGGTTAGTGCGAACAAAAGCAGCATAAAAATTATCGGTGAAAATACCCCCATATACGCGCAGGGATATTTTGTTTACGACTCCAAAAAGTCAGGGGCGGTTACTATTTCGCATTTGAGGTTCGGGCCTCAACCCATTAAATCCAGCTATCTGATTGCTAAACATTCTGCCAACTACGTAGGGTGCCATCAGTCTATGTTTTTGGATAAATATGATGTGCTTGAATATGCGGCGAAAGGTTCGGTGTTTGTATTAAATACCTCAATGCCGCAAGACCAGCTTTGGCAATCGCTGCCGAGCAAATTTAAGCAAACTGTGGTTGAAAAAAACATCCGTTTTTACGCCATTGATGCCTACAAAATTGCTGAACTTAGCGGTATGGGTCGCAAAATTAATACTGTTATGCAGACCTGTTTTTTCGCAATTTCAAATGTTTTACCTCAGCAAGACGCGATTCAAGCCATTAAAACGCAAGTTGAAAAAGTTTACGGTAAAAAAGGCCGGTACATTACCAAAACTAACTTTACTGCCATCGACAACACGGTTGACGCGCTTTACGAGGTTGACTACAAACAAGCGTTATCTGCCGCGGCCCTTGATACTCAGCCGACTCACTCAGTTTCTGAAGAAGAACATAACTTTATCAATGATGTGACAAAACGAATCATTGCTGGGGAGGGTGACCTTATTCCGGTGAGTTTGCTTCCTGATGACGGTGTTTTTCCGAGTGGCACCGCGAAACTTGAAAAGCGTAATCTCGCGTTAGAGTTGCCCCTTTGGGATGAGACACTGTGCACTCATTGTGGTAAGTGTGTGTTTGTTTGCCCTCATAGCGTTATCCGAAGCAAAGCATTCGCAGCAGACGCGGCGGTTAATGCCCCCTCCTCTTTCAAGCAGGTACAGATTAAAGGCAAGGATTACCCTCAAGGGGTGAATATCAGTTATCAGATATCGCCGGAAGATTGCACCGGTTGCACTCTCTGTGTCGATATTTGCCCTATAAGAGATAAAACCCAGGCTAAACGAAAAGCGATCAACATGGTTCCGCAAGCGCAGATCAAACAGCAAGAAAAAGAAAACTGGGCGTTTTTTCAGTCACTGCCTGACTGGGATATAACGAATGCCAAACGAACCACCATGAAAGGAGCCATGGTATTGCCACCGATGTTCGAATTTTCCGGGGCATGCACGGGCTGTGGAGAAACGCCCTACATACGTCTGGCGACTCAATTGTTTGGCGATAGAATGTTAGTCGCCAACGCAACCGGCTGCTCTTCAATCTATGGAGGGAACTTACCCACTACGCCATGGAGTAAAAATGCTGAAGGGCGCGGCCCTGCATGGAACAACTCACTGTTTGAAGATAATGCAGAATTCGGGTTAGGGATGCGAATTGCGAGTGATCAGCAGAAGCAGCTCGCATTAGCCTTGCTCAAGAAAATGAGCACTGAGTTACCTCCAAATTGTTATCAGGATATTGCAGACGCCGATGAATCAGATGAAGCTGGAATATTTGAGCAGCGACAACGCATTTCACAGCTTAAGGAGTATTTGACCCAAATAAAATCGCCTCAGTCAGAGCAACTAATGAGCGTAGCTGATGCGCTAAGCAAAAAAAGCATTTGGATTATTGGCGGTGACGGCTGGGCTTATGATATTGGGTTTGGTGGTGTCGATCATGTGCTGGCATCAGGTAAAGATGTCAATATTCTGGTGTTGGATACAGAAGTCTATTCTAATACAGGCGGGCAGACCTCCAAAGCAACACCCAAAGGCGCGGTGGCAAAATTCTCGGCATCCGGTAAACCAACGATTAAAAAAGACTTGGCCAAAATCGCCATGACTTATGAGAACTGCTATGTGGCTCACGTGGCATATGGCGCTAAGGATGTACAAACATTACGCGCATTTATTGATGCGGAGTCTTACCCCGGCCCGTCGTTGATTATCGCCTACTCCCCCTGCATTGCTCACGGTGTTGATCTGGTTAATAACCATCGACAACAGAAAATGGCGGTTGATTCCGGGCATTGGTCTCTGTTTCGTTATGACCCGAGAAAATCTCACGAAGGCCAAAACCCTCTACATCTGGACTCGAAAAAACCCGCACTGGCTTACAGTGAGTTTACCAAAACTGAAGCTCGGTTTAGTATGCTTAAGCACTCCCACCCTGAACAAGCGGAACGTTTTAACACTCAAGCTCAAAATGACATTAACCGCCGTTACGAGCAATACCTGGCGTTAGCTTCAGATCCCGACAGAAAGTCGGACGAGTCCGTTATCGTCCCTGAGGCGACTACGAAACACGCCACTCCAAACACCCCAAATACCGAGGAGACGAGCCATGATTGA
- a CDS encoding dihydroorotate dehydrogenase-like protein produces the protein MIDLTTTYLGLPLKNPLVPSSCPLTNNIDSVRRLEDSGAAAIVLPSLFEEELIHEQQHMTRFLDHQDIGHHEADSFLPVPDQYLSHLDKTVSLINQCKHALEIPVVGSINGITPSGWVDCAVDLQTAGCDAIELNLYSIEADSKRTAADVESDFLSIVARLYDEVTVPVTIKLSSQFSSLSNFALNLQQQGASGIVCFNRFYQPDIDLNTLELSPTIELSSPIESLMRIRWIALLKSQLKLSLAATGGFHGYNDIAKALLAGADAVYLCSVLMQQGHEVIGRIIKDLRFWMEEKEYQSVDQLKGSLSYDNAASPALYARGNYLEVMDSFTPSKGVKV, from the coding sequence ATGATTGATCTAACGACGACGTATTTGGGGCTACCATTAAAAAATCCGTTGGTTCCCTCGTCATGTCCTCTCACCAATAATATCGATAGTGTCCGGCGGCTTGAAGACAGTGGTGCGGCTGCCATTGTACTACCCTCACTGTTTGAGGAGGAGCTGATACATGAGCAGCAACATATGACTCGTTTTCTGGACCATCAGGACATAGGCCACCATGAGGCTGATAGCTTTCTTCCGGTTCCTGATCAGTATCTGTCCCACTTGGATAAAACCGTATCGCTAATCAACCAATGCAAACATGCGCTTGAAATCCCGGTTGTTGGCAGTATTAACGGGATTACTCCGAGTGGCTGGGTCGATTGTGCAGTCGACTTACAGACGGCGGGCTGTGATGCAATTGAGCTAAACCTTTATTCGATAGAAGCAGACTCGAAAAGAACAGCGGCAGATGTTGAAAGTGATTTTTTAAGCATCGTTGCCCGTCTATATGATGAAGTCACGGTACCTGTAACGATAAAGCTTTCATCGCAGTTTTCCTCATTGAGCAACTTTGCGCTAAACCTTCAACAACAGGGCGCGTCGGGAATCGTTTGTTTTAACCGCTTCTACCAACCAGATATAGACCTTAATACACTGGAACTCAGCCCTACAATTGAGCTCTCTTCGCCCATCGAGTCACTTATGCGGATTCGTTGGATTGCCCTGTTGAAAAGTCAGTTAAAACTGTCTCTTGCTGCGACAGGCGGGTTTCATGGTTACAACGATATCGCCAAGGCACTATTGGCAGGGGCTGATGCGGTTTATCTTTGCAGTGTGTTAATGCAGCAAGGTCATGAGGTTATTGGGCGCATTATTAAAGACTTGCGGTTCTGGATGGAGGAAAAGGAATATCAATCAGTTGATCAATTAAAAGGCAGTCTAAGTTATGACAATGCCGCCTCCCCTGCGCTATATGCAAGAGGCAATTATCTGGAAGTAATGGACTCATTCACACCATCAAAGGGTGTTAAAGTCTAA
- a CDS encoding HD-GYP domain-containing protein — MKVSNKVLVEIPVADLEIGMYVSKLDCPWEETPFIYQGFYLYDKQDIQELQALCKTVFVQAEKEVWEEKQKVTLSTGKERVRTVEKQKITYINKVPAYRELEKAGATFNEAKRLISNIFATVKLGRSFNISEVKSVVTDIVGSILRNPNAMQWLSLIKNKDEYTAEHCLRVCVFAVSLGRELGMLEGELIELGISGFLHDVGKTRIPNEVLNKPGRFTAQEFELMKSHSTHGKNILISQAGVPPIAVDVAYTHHERIDGGGYPRKLEGYKISRFARIVCIVDAYDAMTSVRVYKSAMSSLESLRIIFEEKGVHFDPELADLFIKLIGVYPTGHIAELTSGEVGIIIKSNNEHRLKPKILRLIDKHGIKSKEVIIDLAKTPTDDNGNPIRLKDVHPNGAFGIDIQPYLKKGLRLSEAEE; from the coding sequence ATGAAAGTCTCGAATAAAGTATTGGTAGAGATTCCAGTTGCTGACCTGGAAATTGGAATGTACGTATCTAAATTAGATTGCCCTTGGGAGGAAACGCCTTTTATTTATCAGGGCTTTTACCTGTATGACAAGCAGGACATTCAGGAGCTACAGGCGTTGTGTAAAACTGTTTTTGTCCAAGCCGAAAAAGAGGTCTGGGAAGAAAAACAAAAGGTCACGCTATCCACTGGCAAAGAGCGGGTTCGTACCGTTGAAAAGCAGAAAATCACGTATATCAACAAAGTCCCTGCATATCGTGAGCTTGAGAAAGCCGGGGCGACTTTTAATGAAGCCAAGCGCTTAATTTCTAATATCTTCGCTACGGTAAAACTTGGACGTTCATTTAATATAAGCGAAGTTAAATCAGTTGTGACGGACATTGTAGGCAGCATTTTACGAAACCCCAATGCCATGCAATGGTTATCTCTTATCAAAAATAAAGACGAATATACCGCCGAACACTGCTTAAGGGTTTGTGTTTTTGCGGTTTCACTTGGTCGAGAGCTGGGTATGCTTGAAGGAGAGCTTATTGAGCTGGGTATTAGTGGGTTTCTTCATGACGTTGGTAAGACTCGCATCCCTAATGAAGTGTTGAATAAACCTGGCCGCTTTACCGCACAAGAGTTCGAGCTTATGAAAAGCCATTCTACTCACGGTAAAAACATCCTTATATCGCAAGCTGGCGTGCCGCCCATAGCTGTTGATGTTGCCTATACTCATCATGAGCGCATCGATGGTGGCGGCTACCCTAGAAAGCTTGAAGGTTATAAAATCAGCCGGTTTGCAAGAATCGTTTGTATTGTCGATGCTTATGATGCGATGACATCAGTACGTGTATATAAGTCTGCGATGTCTTCTCTTGAATCACTAAGAATTATATTTGAAGAGAAAGGCGTGCATTTTGACCCTGAACTCGCAGACCTTTTTATCAAATTGATCGGGGTTTACCCTACCGGGCATATCGCGGAGTTAACTTCTGGTGAAGTGGGCATCATCATAAAATCTAACAATGAGCACCGACTAAAACCCAAGATACTTCGGCTCATTGACAAACACGGCATAAAATCCAAAGAGGTCATTATTGATCTCGCCAAAACCCCTACTGACGACAACGGTAATCCCATACGCTTAAAAGATGTGCACCCTAACGGCGCATTTGGTATTGATATTCAGCCCTACCTGAAAAAGGGGCTACGCTTAAGCGAAGCCGAAGAGTAA
- the bioA gene encoding adenosylmethionine--8-amino-7-oxononanoate transaminase has protein sequence MTETPSDKLLDYDKNHIWHPYSAIGADHPLWRVTSADGVKLKLADGTELIDGMSSWWCAIHGYNHPAMNEALQAQLYNMSHVMFGGLTHDPAIKLAKLLVDLTPKNIETVFFSDSGSVAVEVSMKMAIQYWHDKQQPGKQRFLTVRNGYHGDTFGAMSVCDPVTGMHSLFSETLTKQYFVEAPQCRYEDECTEQDIEPMKQSLERHHSNIAAVIIEPVVQGAGGMRFYSPDYLKRVRELCNEYGVLLILDEIATGFGRTGKMFACEHADIEPDIMCVGKALTGGYLTLAATMTTREISETISGGNPGLFMHGPTFMANPLACSAGVASLELLLDSDWRKTVKNIETRLADNLAACNELSCVEDVRVLGAIGVIELKEPVELSEIQPRFVEQGVWVRPFGKLVYLMPPFIISDDDLDFLTQALYRVLSDSC, from the coding sequence ATAAAAATCATATTTGGCACCCTTATAGCGCCATCGGTGCTGATCACCCTCTGTGGCGAGTCACATCAGCCGACGGAGTCAAACTTAAGCTGGCAGATGGAACCGAATTGATTGATGGCATGTCTTCATGGTGGTGCGCAATTCATGGCTACAATCACCCGGCAATGAACGAAGCGCTGCAAGCTCAATTATACAATATGTCACATGTCATGTTTGGGGGGCTTACTCATGACCCTGCTATTAAACTGGCAAAGTTGTTAGTTGATTTGACTCCAAAAAATATTGAAACCGTCTTTTTTTCAGATTCGGGCTCTGTTGCCGTTGAAGTGTCGATGAAAATGGCGATTCAGTACTGGCACGACAAACAACAACCCGGAAAACAGCGTTTTTTAACCGTTAGAAATGGCTACCACGGCGATACATTTGGTGCCATGTCGGTGTGTGACCCCGTTACGGGGATGCACTCTCTGTTTTCTGAAACGCTGACCAAACAGTATTTTGTAGAAGCCCCTCAGTGTCGCTATGAAGACGAGTGCACAGAACAAGATATCGAACCAATGAAGCAAAGTCTTGAGCGTCACCACTCTAACATTGCAGCGGTGATTATTGAGCCGGTTGTTCAGGGGGCAGGGGGTATGCGCTTTTACTCACCCGATTATCTCAAACGGGTGCGAGAGTTATGTAATGAGTATGGCGTCCTGTTAATTCTGGACGAAATAGCGACAGGGTTTGGCCGCACAGGAAAAATGTTTGCTTGCGAACACGCAGATATTGAACCCGATATTATGTGTGTAGGCAAAGCACTCACGGGTGGGTACTTAACCCTGGCTGCAACTATGACCACGAGAGAAATCAGTGAAACAATAAGCGGCGGTAATCCGGGGTTGTTTATGCATGGCCCAACCTTTATGGCGAACCCACTTGCATGTTCTGCTGGAGTAGCCAGTCTTGAGTTGTTGCTAGATTCAGACTGGCGTAAAACGGTTAAGAATATTGAGACTCGTTTAGCCGATAACCTTGCGGCTTGCAATGAGTTGAGTTGCGTTGAGGATGTGCGCGTCCTTGGTGCCATTGGCGTCATAGAACTTAAGGAGCCGGTTGAGCTGTCTGAAATTCAGCCCAGATTTGTAGAGCAGGGGGTTTGGGTGAGACCGTTTGGAAAACTGGTTTACCTAATGCCCCCTTTTATAATTTCTGATGATGATCTGGATTTTCTCACACAGGCGCTGTACCGAGTTCTGAGTGACTCATGCTAA